In Denticeps clupeoides chromosome 1, fDenClu1.1, whole genome shotgun sequence, a single window of DNA contains:
- the LOC114786024 gene encoding NEDD8: MLIKVKTLTGKEIEIDIEPTDKVERIKERVEEKEGIPPQQQRLIYSGKQMNDEKTAADYKIQGGSVLHLVLALRGGGTDQE, encoded by the exons ATGTTGATTAAAGTTAAG ACTCTCACTGGAAAGGAGATAGAAATCGACATCGAGCCCACAGATAAG GTGGAGAGGATTAAAGAAAGGGTGGAGGAGAAAGAAGGTATCCCACCTCAGCAGCAGAGGCTCATTTACAGTGGCAAGCAGAT GAATGATGAGAAGACTGCTGCAGACTACAAGATCCAGGGGGGTTCTGTGCTGCATTTGGTCCTGGCTCTTCGAGGTGGAGGCACTGATCAAGAATAG
- the gmpr2 gene encoding GMP reductase 2 isoform X2, translating into MPRIENDIKLDFKDVLLRPKRSTLKSRSEVDLMRSFSFRNSKGSYRGIPIIAANMDTVGTFEMAVALHQFALFTAIHKHYSVDEWKEFASQHSECLQSLAVSTGTGDGDFEKLSAILAAVPQLQYICVDVANGYSEHFVHFVKDVRQKFPSHTIMAGNVVTGEMVEELILAGADIIKVGIGPGSVCTTRKKTGVGYPQLSAVIECADAAHGLGGHIISDGGCTCPGDVSKAFGAGADFVMLGGMLAGHTESAGEVIEKNGKKYKLFYGMSSDTAMKKHAGGVAEYRASEGKTVEVPYKGPVDVTLRDVLGGVRSTCTYVGAAKLKELSRRTTFIRVTQQLNTVFGNDN; encoded by the exons ATGCCACGCATTGAAAACGACATCAAACTTGACTTTAAGGATGTCCTTCTCCGGCCAAAGCGCAGTACCTTAAAGTCTCGTAGTGAA GTGGATCTGATGCGCAGTTTTTCCTTCCGGAACTCTAAAGGAAGTTATCGTGGCATCCCCATCATTGCTGCCAACATGGACACTGTTGGCACCTTTGAGATGGCTGTAGCTTTGCACCAG TTCGCCCTCTTCACTGCCATCCACAAGCACTACTCTGTCGACGAGTGGAAAGAGTTTGCATCCCAGCATTCAGAGTGCTTACAG AGTCTGGCAGTCAGTACTGGAACAGGCGATGGGGACTTCGAGAAACTCAGTGCCATTCTGGCAGCCGTGCCCCAGCTGCAGTACATCTGTGTGGATGTTGCCAACGGTTACTCTGAGCATTTCGTTCACTTTGTCAAAGACGTGCGACAGAAATTTCCTTCACACACCATCATG GCAGGCAATGTGGTCACAGGGGAAATGGTGGAAGAGCTGATTCTTGCCGGTGCGGACATCATCAAAGTTGGCATTGGACCAG GCTCAGTGTGCACCACTCGTAAGAAGACAGGGGTGGGATACCCACAGCTGAGTGCAGTGATAGAGTGTGCAGATGCAGCACATGGCCTTGGAGGACACATtatctct GATGGTGGCTGCACTTGCCCAGGTGACGTCTCCAAGGCTTTTG GTGCAGGGGCAGACTTTGTGATGCTGGGGGGTATGCTGGCCGGGCACACAGAGAGTGCAGGAGAGGTTATCGAAAAGAACGGGAAGAAGTACAAGCTCTTCTATGGCATGAGCTCAGACACAGCCATGAAAAAGCACGCAGGAGGGGTGGCTGAGTACAG GGCCTCAGAGGGTAAGACAGTAGAGGTGCCATACAAGGGACCAGTGGACGTTACCTTGCGAGACGTGCTGGGTGGGGTTCGCTCCACCTGTACCTACGTTGGTGCTGCCAAGCTGAAGGAGTTGAGTCGTCGCACCACTTTCATCCGGGTCACCCAGCAGCTCAACACAGTCTTCGGCAATGACAACTAG
- the gmpr2 gene encoding GMP reductase 2 isoform X1: MMILGAVTHTHTQIHTHTHTHTLSEFNMNAFNLSLYQVDLMRSFSFRNSKGSYRGIPIIAANMDTVGTFEMAVALHQFALFTAIHKHYSVDEWKEFASQHSECLQSLAVSTGTGDGDFEKLSAILAAVPQLQYICVDVANGYSEHFVHFVKDVRQKFPSHTIMAGNVVTGEMVEELILAGADIIKVGIGPGSVCTTRKKTGVGYPQLSAVIECADAAHGLGGHIISDGGCTCPGDVSKAFGAGADFVMLGGMLAGHTESAGEVIEKNGKKYKLFYGMSSDTAMKKHAGGVAEYRASEGKTVEVPYKGPVDVTLRDVLGGVRSTCTYVGAAKLKELSRRTTFIRVTQQLNTVFGNDN, encoded by the exons ATGATGATCCTGGgtgctgtcacacacacacacacacaaatacacacacacacacacacacacacgttgtcaGAGTTTAACATGAATGCTTTTAATCTGTCCCTTTACCAGGTGGATCTGATGCGCAGTTTTTCCTTCCGGAACTCTAAAGGAAGTTATCGTGGCATCCCCATCATTGCTGCCAACATGGACACTGTTGGCACCTTTGAGATGGCTGTAGCTTTGCACCAG TTCGCCCTCTTCACTGCCATCCACAAGCACTACTCTGTCGACGAGTGGAAAGAGTTTGCATCCCAGCATTCAGAGTGCTTACAG AGTCTGGCAGTCAGTACTGGAACAGGCGATGGGGACTTCGAGAAACTCAGTGCCATTCTGGCAGCCGTGCCCCAGCTGCAGTACATCTGTGTGGATGTTGCCAACGGTTACTCTGAGCATTTCGTTCACTTTGTCAAAGACGTGCGACAGAAATTTCCTTCACACACCATCATG GCAGGCAATGTGGTCACAGGGGAAATGGTGGAAGAGCTGATTCTTGCCGGTGCGGACATCATCAAAGTTGGCATTGGACCAG GCTCAGTGTGCACCACTCGTAAGAAGACAGGGGTGGGATACCCACAGCTGAGTGCAGTGATAGAGTGTGCAGATGCAGCACATGGCCTTGGAGGACACATtatctct GATGGTGGCTGCACTTGCCCAGGTGACGTCTCCAAGGCTTTTG GTGCAGGGGCAGACTTTGTGATGCTGGGGGGTATGCTGGCCGGGCACACAGAGAGTGCAGGAGAGGTTATCGAAAAGAACGGGAAGAAGTACAAGCTCTTCTATGGCATGAGCTCAGACACAGCCATGAAAAAGCACGCAGGAGGGGTGGCTGAGTACAG GGCCTCAGAGGGTAAGACAGTAGAGGTGCCATACAAGGGACCAGTGGACGTTACCTTGCGAGACGTGCTGGGTGGGGTTCGCTCCACCTGTACCTACGTTGGTGCTGCCAAGCTGAAGGAGTTGAGTCGTCGCACCACTTTCATCCGGGTCACCCAGCAGCTCAACACAGTCTTCGGCAATGACAACTAG
- the homezb gene encoding homeobox and leucine zipper encoding b: protein MLKIHTEPNEEARGREEGVVIKEGGRQESEEDSGEVPFTNVTQLDGAGSGGHGDGGEEEEEEEEGNLPDEHVGEGQQMLTSGERSPNEMAKEGTGEIVVCEDPASPLTPKGCDQEISQRTNAEESPSEDVRLRKNDDSSEFTDSVQFQRKPPPASDKSEAEQAYASSPVTATSGLNQTHMVCLPKVAEKLRLVWKRAEHIQPLDGQTALVDAFNAFPYPTFQETSALALQCSLELEQVRVWFMMQRVRYGISWAEEDIQETRRKLQLLHAEEVEEEQLEEVTENWGIGLEEEDEDEEEEEMMRAFGASETMIRERRQAYAQASFGTFSLSSSQNQPRQPCLKQTPDQPHQSPAQPQPHCPPTQDIHQSVPTMQQGRVRSKKSKAQLMMLRRSFVRNNWPSDNEVQRLQATTGLGRHNIRKWFADSRYQLRRSGARWHDKHDLSSASLRSANSIPRSKDYKWRRTPKHLQGKSFSSSQWPGSSRPGAEIEVELNEEDGMMAMFNRTKEENSEVNVDGTYLSVNGHSTAFSSASSAIPSNSFLEKKKRKKTLEQTEILRRSFLKCQWPSPEQYQRLEQLTGLPRTQIIHWFGDTRYAVKHSRLRWINSDERQHIAAGLKQQQVDGGRQWGGRRQPPEALGSTPPYTNHGPASSISGGAEAGSSLDHSEELVNGPDFSNWCEPWELE from the exons ATGCTGAAGATACACACGGAGCCAAACGAGGAGGCGAGGGGACGGGAAGAAGGAGTGGTTATAAAAGAGGGGGGAAGACAAGAGAGCGAGGAAGACAGCGGTGAAGTCCCCTTCACAAATGTAACCCAGCTGGACGGTGCTGGGAGTGGAGGCcatggagatggaggagaagaagaggaggaagaagaagaagggaattTGCCCGACGAGCATGTGGGAGAGGGTCAGCAAATGTTAACTTCTGGTGAGAGGAGCCCCAACGAAATGGCGAAAGAAGGAACCGGGGAG ATTGTTGTGTGTGAAGACCCAGCATCACCCTTGACCCCTAAGGGTTGTGATCAGGAAATAAGCCAAAGAACGAATGCTGAGGAGTCTCCCTCAGAAGATGTCAGACTAAGGAAAAATGATGACTCTTCTGAGTTTACAGATTCTGTCCAGTTCCAAAGAAAACCCCCTCCTGCCTCAGACAAGAGCGAAGCTGAGCAGGCATACGCCTCTTCCCCTGTCACAGCCACATCAGGCCTCAACCAGACACACATGGTGTGCCTGCCCAAGGTGGCAGAAAAGTTGAGGTTGGTCTGGAAGCGGGCAGAGCACATCCAACCTCTGGATGGTCAAACTGCTTTGGTGGATGCTTTCAATGCTTTTCCCTACCCCACTTTTCAGGAGACCAGTGCCCTGGCCCTCCAGTGTTCTCTGGAACTCGAGCAAGTCAGGGTGTGGTTCATGATGCAGCGTGTCCGCTATGGAATAAGCTGGGCTGAGGAGGACATTCAAGAGACACGGAGAAAACTTCAGCTCCTTCATGCCGAAGAAGTTGAGGAAGAGCAGTTGGAGGAGGTGACAGAAAACTGGGGCATAGGGctagaggaggaggatgaagatgaggaggaggaagagatgaTGCGTGCCTTCGGAGCGAGTGAGACCATGATTAGAGAGAGGAGGCAGGCTTATGCACAAGCCTCCTTTGGGACCTTCTCGCTCTCCTCATCACAAAACCAACCTCGTCAACCCTGCCTCAAGCAAACTCCTGACCAGCCTCATCAATCCCCAGCCCAGCCTCAACCCCACTGTCCTCCGACTCAAGACATCCACCAGTCTGTACCCACAATGCAACAAGGCCGAGTGCGATCCAAGAAATCCAAAGCACAGCTGATGATGCTTCGGCGCAGCTTTGTACGTAACAACTGGCCCTCTGACAACGAGGTCCAGAGGctccaggccaccactggactTGGTCGCCATAACATTCGGAAGTGGTTCGCTGACAGCCGGTACCAGCTACGCAGAAGTGGTGCCCGTTGGCATGACAAGCATGATCTGTCTTCAGCCTCCCTCAGGTCTGCCAACTCTATACCTCGATCCAAAGACTATAAGTGGAGGCGAACTCCAAAACATCTCCAGGGGAAGTCTTTCAGTAGCAGCCAGTGGCCTGGTAGTTCACGTCCTGGGGCGGAGATTGAAGTGGAACTCAATGAGGAGGATGGCATGATGGCCATGTTTAATAGGACCAAAGAAGAGAACAGCGAAGTTAATGTGGATGGAACTTACCTCTCAGTCAATGGTCACTCAACGGCCTTCTCCTCGGCCTCATCCGCCATTCCCTCCAATTCATttttggagaagaagaagaggaagaagacgcTGGAGCAGACGGAGATTCTGCGCAGGAGTTTTTTAAAATGCCAGTGGCCCTCGCCGGAGCAGTACCAGAGACTCGAGCAGCTCACCGGCCTACCACGCACCCAGATTATCCACTGGTTCGGGGACACTCGCTATGCAGTCAAGCATTCCAGGCTGCGTTGGATTAACTCGGACGAGCGACAGCACATTGCCGCAGGGCTcaagcagcagcaggtggaTGGAGGACGCCAGTGGGGCGGCAGGCGACAGCCCCCAGAAGCCCTCGGTTCTACACCACCCTACACCAACCATGGACCAGCATCCAGTATCAGCGGTGGGGCTGAGGCTGGCAGCAGCCTTGACCACTCGGAGGAGCTGGTGAACGGACCTGATTTCAGTAATTGGTGTGAACCCTGGGAACTAGAGTAG
- the cideb gene encoding lipid transferase CIDEB isoform X2 has product MDTTSTLIKSVSRRVWAAPQRPFRVCSYDRSVRKGLTAGTLEELREKVSQVLLLSSLFAVVCEEDGTEVDSEEFLKALPDNTVFMVLEPGQNWSHHSEKAPQRHTVAKPSDIKPRTGRDIARVTFDLYRLNPKDVFGSLNVKATFQGLYTVSADFQCLGPKKVLREALRVASNFLQAAGHMLILCASTIKRIIAADLWQSQAIRHEEYWD; this is encoded by the exons ATGGACACAACATCTACACTGATCAA GTCAGTGTCCCGCCGCGTGTGGGCAGCCCCTCAGCGCCCCTTCAGAGTGTGTTCTTACGACCGGAGCGTCCGGAAAGGGCTAACTGCAGGAACCCTAGAGGAGCTCAGAGAGAAG GTGTCCCAGGTCCTACTACTGTCCTCACTGTTTGCTGTGGTTTGTGAGGAGGACGGGACAGAAGTGGATTCAGAAGAGTTCCTCAAAGCCCTCCCAGACAACACAGTTTTTATGGTCTTAGAACCAGGACAGAACTGGAGCCACCATTCTGAGAAG GCTCCTCAGAGACACACAGTTGCCAAACCATCAGATATTAAGCCGAGGACTGGCAGGGACATTGCAAGagtcacctttgacctttatcGTTTAAACCCGAAAGATGTGTTTGGCTCGTTAAATGTGAAGGCCACCTTCCAGGGCTTGTACACGGTCAGTGCAGACTTCCAGTGCCTTGGACCCAAGAAAGTGTTGAG GGAAGCCCTTCGTGTTGCCTCCAATTTCCTGCAAGCAGCTGGTCACATGCTCATCCTGTGTGCCAGCACAATTAAGCGCATCATTGCGGCGGATCTCTGGCAGTCACAGGCAATCAGACACGAGGAATACTGGGACTAA
- the cideb gene encoding lipid transferase CIDEB isoform X1, translating to MDTTSTLIKSVSRRVWAAPQRPFRVCSYDRSVRKGLTAGTLEELREKVSQVLLLSSLFAVVCEEDGTEVDSEEFLKALPDNTVFMVLEPGQNWSHHSEKYLRIQAPQRHTVAKPSDIKPRTGRDIARVTFDLYRLNPKDVFGSLNVKATFQGLYTVSADFQCLGPKKVLREALRVASNFLQAAGHMLILCASTIKRIIAADLWQSQAIRHEEYWD from the exons ATGGACACAACATCTACACTGATCAA GTCAGTGTCCCGCCGCGTGTGGGCAGCCCCTCAGCGCCCCTTCAGAGTGTGTTCTTACGACCGGAGCGTCCGGAAAGGGCTAACTGCAGGAACCCTAGAGGAGCTCAGAGAGAAG GTGTCCCAGGTCCTACTACTGTCCTCACTGTTTGCTGTGGTTTGTGAGGAGGACGGGACAGAAGTGGATTCAGAAGAGTTCCTCAAAGCCCTCCCAGACAACACAGTTTTTATGGTCTTAGAACCAGGACAGAACTGGAGCCACCATTCTGAGAAG TATCTGCGTATTCAGGCTCCTCAGAGACACACAGTTGCCAAACCATCAGATATTAAGCCGAGGACTGGCAGGGACATTGCAAGagtcacctttgacctttatcGTTTAAACCCGAAAGATGTGTTTGGCTCGTTAAATGTGAAGGCCACCTTCCAGGGCTTGTACACGGTCAGTGCAGACTTCCAGTGCCTTGGACCCAAGAAAGTGTTGAG GGAAGCCCTTCGTGTTGCCTCCAATTTCCTGCAAGCAGCTGGTCACATGCTCATCCTGTGTGCCAGCACAATTAAGCGCATCATTGCGGCGGATCTCTGGCAGTCACAGGCAATCAGACACGAGGAATACTGGGACTAA
- the tinf2 gene encoding TERF1-interacting nuclear factor 2, translated as MANEDAALPISTLSLLAPPMRLVSAAMWKVMLQRDVMHYGKLEQFVTSLCQTVPGLLGYRHQVKLTLGLRARMILELCRGTEQPEQKVVLAQLDTIPGIIPLNNGKQRKDLKVEMTVRNFQTLVQSLLGDPEQRRLFFQEDFPDQYGPEFDKAMEKLLWEFLIRLDQLLPVPDLKQTVSWMSSAPAVLEWCAESASQPKLLRSLLQHEKCLGHLDSAASLLPSTGDSILSSLSLPPSGRVKQSNQSQSNLTSNRTTTPVKSFSRTSDRLTRRVSSPIAPVIGLISTKDLPHSTSDGNQETFPCRESDFVTPVVQNDSNIRLRSHLRPMQKSVEEVDRTKESRRANERQPTDEKDTFIRKFRARERRASKASEKEHKTVDIMDTKKMDGEVAIEHSGYIKKLGEGCDLSDLIASCMKRQIRVVIPRVDVSDMNLRELRSARDQKTVENSLPEATSETLSTKKKGRMLARKRKLSTCSLSSDYMLSDMAEKENCGGSLCFSQVNFMWQDSPGKVSLFGEDIITDSEDEATKNFKRKLFMKQYCKTKHNTYVPTLQEFWKPGVHEQPLHPNASRKR; from the exons ATGGCAAATGAAG ATGCAGCTCTACCCATCTCCACCCTGAGTCTCCTGGCCCCGCCCATGCGCCTGGTGTCGGCAGCCATGTGGAAAGTCATGCTACAGCGGGATGTGATGCACTATGGGAAGCTGGAGCAGTTTGTGACTTCTCTCTGTCAGACCGTACCTGGCTTGTTGGGTTACAGACACCAGGTCAAGCTGACTTTGGGTCTGCGAGCACGG ATGATTCTGGAGTTGTGCCGTGGAACAGAACAACCAGAACAAAAAGTTGTCCTTGCGCAACTGGACACAATCCCAGGAATAATTCCTTTGAATAATGGCAAACAG AGGAAGGACCTGAAGGTCGAGATGACTGTTAGGAATTTCCAGACGTTAGTGCAGAGCCTCCTTGGAGATCCTGAACAGAGACGGCTCTTCTTCCAG GAAGACTTCCCTGATCAGTATGGGCCAGAATTTGATAAGGCGATGGAGAAGCTGCTGTGGGAGTTTCTGATTCGACTGGACCAATTGCTGCCTGTCCCAGACCTAAAGCAG actgTGTCGTGGATGTCTTCTGCCCCTGCGGTCTTGGAGTGGTGTGCCGAATCTGCCTCCCAGCCCAAACTACTCAGAAGTTTGCTGCAGCATGAGAAATGCTTAGGACACCTAGACTCTGCTG CATCCCTTCTTCCCTCCACTGGTGACTCCATTCTGTcctccctgtctctccctccttctGGCAGAGTGAAGCAGTCCAACCAATCACAATCCAACCTGACTTCAAACAGAACTACCACCCCGGTCAAGTCTTTTTCACGCACTAGTGATAGACTTACAAGAAGAGTTTCTTCACCCATTGCTCCGGTCATTGGCCTGATATCTACTAAAGATCTCCCACATTCCACCTCAGATGGCAATCAAGAAACTTTTCCTTGTAGAGAAAGTGATTTTGTCACACCAGTTGTTCAAAATGATTCAAACATCCGCCTGAGGTCACACTTAAGGCCAATGCAGAAGAGTGTGGAAGAGGTGGATAGAACAAAGGAGAGTAGGCGAGCCAATGAGAGACAGCCAACTGATGAAAAGGACACATTCATCAGAAAATTTCGAGCAAGGGAACGCAGAGCCAGCAAAGCAAGTGAGAAGGAACACAAAACTGTGGATATCATGGATACCAAAAAGATGGATGGAGAGGTGGCCATTGAGCACAGtggctatataaaaaaattaggAGAAGGGTGTGACCTGTCTGACCTTATTGCCTCATGCATGAAGCGCCAGATCAGAGTGGTCATCCCTCGGGTGGACGTCTCAGACATGAACCTGAGAGAACTGCGTTCTGCGCGGGACCAGAAAACAGTTGAGAATTCCTTGCCTGAAGCAACGTCTGAGACTCTATCCACAAAGAAGAAAGGCAGAATGTTGGCCCGGAAGAGGAAGCTGAGCACTTGCTCTCTGTCCTCGGATTATATGCTGTCTGACATGGCTGAAAAAGA GAACTGTGGCGGGTCTTTGTGCTTCTCCCAAGTCAATTTCATGTGGCAGGATAGCCCAG GTAAGGTCTCCTTGTTTGGCGAAGATATAATCACTGATTCGGAGGATGAAGCCACCAAGAATTTCAAAAGAAAG CTCTTCATGAAGCAGTACTGCAAGACCAAGCACAACACTTATGTGCCAACACTTCAAGAGTTCTGGAAACCGGGAGTGCACGAGCAGCCTCTGCACCCTAATGCCAGCAGGAAACGATAG
- the dhrs4 gene encoding dehydrogenase/reductase SDR family member 4: MLRSFAKGLLTSSVAAARRTMSHSSLSGKVAIVTASTDGIGLAAAQALGKRGAHVVVSSRKQANVDKAVSLLRSEHIQVTGTTCNVGNREDREKLVNLTVKECGGIDILVSNAAVNPFFGNILESTEAVWDKILDVNVKASFLLTKLIVPHMEKRGGGSVVFVSSIAGYQPMQALGPYSVSKTALLGLTRALAPDLANSNIRVNCVAPGIIKTRFSSALWQSEDLVDELKKQLSIKRLGEPEEIGGVIAFLCSDDASYITGETVMVTGGISCRL, translated from the exons ATGCTGAGATCGTTTGCTAAGGGTCTACTTACCAGCTCTGTTGCTGCTGCTAGAAGGACAATGTCACACAGCAGTCTGTCAGGAAAAGTCGCCATCGTGACTGCATCAACTGATGG AATTGGCCTAGCTGCAGCACAGGCTTTGGGCAAAAGAGGCGCTCATGTTGTGGTGAGCAGTCGTAAACAGGCTAATGTGGACAAGGCCGTGTCCCTGCTGCGTAGCGAGCATATACAAGTCACCGGCACCACATGCAATGTGGGTAACCGCGAAGATCGTGAGAAGCTTGTGAACCTG ACAGTGAAGGAGTGTGGTGGCATAGACATCTTAGTGTCCAATGCAGCAGTCAATCCTTTCTTTGGAAACATCTTGGAATCCACTGAGGCGGTTTGGGATAAG ATCCTAGATGTCAACGTGAAAGCTTCTTTCCTGCTGACCAAACTTATTGTGCCACACATGGAGAAGAGAGG GGGCGGGTCTGTGGTTTTTGTGTCATCAATTGCTGGGTACCAGCCAATGCAG GCTTTGGGTCCGTATAGTGTGAGTAAGACAGCCTTGCTAGGCCTTACCCGGGCACTGGCACCTGACCTTGCCAATAGCAACATCCGGGTCAACTGTGTTGCACCAGGAATCATTAAAACCCGATTTAGCTCAGCG TTGTGGCAGTCTGAAGACCTTGTAGATGAGTTGAAGAAGCAGCTAAGCATTAAAAG GCTTGGAGAGCCAGAAGAAATTGGTGGTGTTATTGCCTTCCTGTGTTCTGATGATGCCTCTTACATCACTGGTGAAACCGTAATGGTCACAGGAGGGATCAGTTGCAGGCTTTAG